The sequence CAGTTACTAGGACTTTGGCATTGTCAAACTCCACTATAGATTTGTCATGGTTTGTAGTGAATTGGGGTGGCATGTAACCCTTGTCAATCTGTCCAGAAAGATCTAATAGAATGAAAAGAAAGggaatagaagaaaaaaaaaactaggaatCAGAGATAAAGGGGAAAAATGCAAAAAGACCCCTCCAACTTTAGTTCAAAATTAAACAGACCTCTGATGTTCTAATATCAAGTTTGAACCACAGAAGTTTGGGAAACTGCCAAATTGGTCCTTCCATCTTACTTTCGATGACTCGATGGAAGGAAAATGGTGTCAAGTGCTTCACACATTTTTCTTAAAGTAaaatttactattaaaaaaaaaacctttttattttttatttgactttattttcctttccttttctccCTGTATCTTCTGCTTCTTCCTCTCACTCCTGCCAACACACAACCACACCACCATCTCCGGCAGCCAAGAACCACCACAATTTACCACTACAAAAACTGGCACACAGCAAAGATTTGCCAAAGGGTTGTGTTTTGGGGTTGTGGAGGTGGCAAATCCGAGTCTGTAGGTGTCGGATCCAAGCCAGAGGTAGTGATTTAAGGCTTGTCGTGGAAGGTTGGTTTTGTGTTAGGTCTTAGTTTTGAGGGTGGCCAAGGGGTGGTGTCAGTTATATGCACGTAGTCCTGGTTCAGTTTATGATACATTCTGTAGCTAAAAAAGAATgtataaatgaaaagaaatacTAATTAACATGATTAAAATTAGTAGTATCTACCTGTGAGCTGAGGAATGAATACAAAGTTTTTTAACTTGTATCTATTTGTGTCATGACTCCACAGATTTGGGAGCTTTCTGAACTGGGTACAACCTTTTATGAGTTTTATCTATCTGTGCCTTAAGGAATGAAATTTCAATGGATTGAGACTATAACCTTGATGTTGGTTTTCTTTAGTCCGtttattttcaacaacaaaaaccaaacagTGGGGTAATTAGTTCATTGCTGGTTTATAAAGTTTATTTTCATTCTAAAAATATCATAGATTCATAAGATGAACGTACAGTACAGAGAACTCCCAGTAGGGTTGGCAGTCATTCATTTTCCaagatttttcttgtttttcccgGCAGAGGAAAGGGTTGAGGAGATGTAAGGGTTGTTTTGGGTAATGGGAGTGGCAGACTTGGATGGTTATTGTGGCCACCCTATATAATGGCTTGCGTAGCAAGTTTAGGTGGCTGATTTCCTTGGTGGGTGGTTTCATGCGTTGCAggagagaggagaagaaaaataagaataaaaattcaaataattttaaaatgaatcttttaaataaattttactttaaaatgaATCACATGACAACATTTTCTGTCCATTGAGCCAGTGGACGTGTGATGGAAGGGCCAATTTTGCAAGTACCCTAGCTTCAGggtttaaaaattcaaattagaacatAAGGGGGTTAATCTGACTTTGACTGAAAGTTAAAGGATCTTTTTGCATTTTGCacacaaaataaaagtaaaaatttgaaCCAAAAATTATGGTTCGATTCAAATTACATTCTGAcccattttctttcctttcaaattaaatttcatgaatcttttcaattaaaaatcatCTTTAATGAACTAGCTTCAATCCTAattctattattaaaaatgtcCTCAATGATGAAGATGACTCAATAGAGATGACTCCATCAGGGCCAATCTTTTCTAAAGCTTCAGCAATTAAGGGGTGTTTGAGAGAggagtttgagttatgttgtttaagtgtttttgatctacgtgtgggtgaaaaagtatgtgaaaatgtatgcaatattgtttaaaatgtgaaaatgtgagTTAGAACTCACTCACCAAACAGGGCCTAAGTTCCcaacaaattcattatttccAGATGAAATCGTATCAACAGCTGCAATGCTGCAAAAGAAACTttcaagattttgtttttgacaagtaattatatttttttattaaaaaaatgtgcaaAGAGGGGCACAAACCTAATTCACAAGTCATGCTCTACACATTTCTGACTCTGctttttattaacaaaatgccAGACCTTTTACTCTTACTGGcacacttttcttcttcaagacCTTGACCAATTCTTCCACAGTCTTATCCATTCCCTTCTTCAAAGAAACCTGGTTAGCCCCGAAAGCAACTGCCAGCATCCCAGATTTGATCATTGCTTGAACCAAAACAATTGCAGTAGTTGTACCATCACCAGCCAAATCATTCACTTTAGTTGCAAACTATGATTGCTTTTGTCTCGAAAAACATCAATACAACAACAGGGGAGAGAATTATCTAGCAACCATGAATGACGTCTTGGATTAGAATTGCTCCTCCTGCATTCTCAATTGCATCTGAAAGCTCTATGGATGGAGCAATTGTAACACCATCATTAATTACTTTAAGCGATCTAGACTCAGAAAGAATAACGTCACGGCCTGCTgcctgctttttttttttttatattgcattacacatattttcaaggAATAATCAAAACTAGGCACTAACTAGTAAGTTACACTGGAACAACATTACTTCTAAAATAGTCCACCACTAATATAACTTTTATCATGTATCAATTATAATAAACCACCTTAGCTGTTGTGAAAAAATTATGACTCTAGATTTATTGGAACTAGCATTTAATCCGTGCAATGCGCAGAAACAATATTACAGCAATAAAAGTTGGACTTAAAAGTTGTGGTTACACCAAGtgattttaccaaattttttccttcaccaatttttttgataaataccacaatattttttttctttttcttagaaaaagaaaaaaaaaacaataagaacataatttttcttatcaattttTCCTCTTCTACCTTATCAATGCGCAAAAACAATATTGCAACAATAAAAGTTGGACTTAAAAGTTGTGGTTAAGCCAAGTGATTTCACCAAATTTTTTCCTTCaccaatttttttgataaatacaacaatatttttttcctttttcttagaaaaagaaaaaaaaaacaataagaacaTAATTATTCTTAtgaattgtttctcaaaaaaaaataattattcttatCAATTTTTCCTCTTCTACCTTATCAATCCAAAACACTCCAAATCAaccacgaaaaaaaaaaaactacgtaCAACaacttttttccaaataaacGGCCAccctcattaattattaaattaattttttattaattgttagatatattaattttctcaaacTAAGGAATACAATTTAACCATGGTTAATTTAGttaaaactttatcatttaaattttaataaattaaaattctattaaaattaaacatctattataaatatttttttaaacttatgaGTATAGAGGAAAAGCGAGTAGTGTAAATTCagtacattttatttattaaaaaaaatcattacatTTTTGGTATTCATTTGAAAGGGTTTCTTCGATTGCCAAAAATGGGGtgtgaaggggataaaaataggagacgggtattcccataaaacttgaagggacggaaAGAGtgaagacggatcgacaccgtaggtgacacgactatgacggttaaattttgctgagtatccgtcatgtaTAAATTAATTGCAGATTCCGGGTtgcatgtcatttgatatgtttcaaatgggcttttgctttatccccacgcaaacgtgcacacttggacttcttgcgacacacgtttgagaagactcctatatggaaaggaacttgagaaggaagttgtatcctaaaagaaaggtaattcaattcaatataaataccccagaaaccctagatatgaaggtacgcataatattctttactctggcactctagggttaaagacacaagattctaacttgaccttcggagggtttttggccgacaccacaccggtgctctctttaggtacattattttctttttgcaggtataGCTTCAGGCGGAGgggtgcttgcaactcactggtgatattttcagcatcatcagttggcgccgtctgtgggaaaaatcaaaaaatCTTCCGATTAAtttagcctcgctctattcctgagacaaagagttgcatggcactcactcgatcgatggcgacgaacaacaatcaaggcgacgaaccgcacgccacCGCCCTAGAAAGGCAGGTGCAAACGCTTgtggcggcggttgagcgcctcaccaagcagaatcatgatttggaagaacagttgcgACAAAGGACCGCACACCCAAGTGCACCACAGGAAGATCATGAGGGCgctagtccggaaggaaggAATGCAGAAAGACCTGAGGGCAACAACGCTCTAACcagacccgagcgacaagaaaaCAATCAACCACCGGTCTCAGACGCTGTACCGACTCACATAGCCGccgaaatgcaggagatgagggaacgcatggatgtgatgatgaacgcccttagaggaagggtatccagcaacctggacgacctcgtccatagaacggattcaccattcacagcgttggtgaattcatgccccgttcCTCCAAAGTTCCGCATGCCCCATAtggaaaactacgacggatccgagacccgttggatcacactggagtctttcagaaccctaatgcatctccagggtgtaccggacgaaatcatgtgcagggcttttctcactaccttgaaagggcctgcgagggattggtacagtaggctgacgcctaattccatcggcacttttaaggaactggacgcacagtttgtatcacactttattggaagtcattGACACAAGAgatctattgcatgtatactgggTATTAAGCAACGCGAAGgcgagacattaaggtcttatatagcccgcttcaacaaggaatccctctcgattgacgaggcagatgacaagatacttgtggcagcattcacgaacgggtTACGAAAAGGTAAGTTCTTGTTTTCGCTATGCAAGAATGatccaaagactatgtccgatgtatattacagggcgacgaagtatatgaacgcggaggatgccttgctggccagagacgactataagccaaaaaaaagggaaagacatgaagatatgaaaccagataatggacgaaaaatggcaagaactagagatcgacgagaagaccggagatccaaaccaccttcggggaggtttacaagtttcacccccctcacagccctaattgaccaagtgttaatgcaaatcaaagatgaaggaagcttgacattcccgagcaagttgaagggagatccgaacaagaggccaagagatagatattgccaTTTTCATCgcgaccacggccatgatacaacggactgttatgacctgaaacaacagatcgaagcccttataaggcagggaaggttgcagaggttcgtcagGAAGGAAAGAACGGATCAACCCTAGGAGCAGAATCCTAAACGGGAAaacgaacgtcccagaccaccggtagcagacatacggatgataatagggggcaGCACTTCAATGGGatcgtccaaaaaggccagaaagacctatttacAGACGGTGcaaagtgtccagtcgacgggCCTTTCAATAGAAAGAACAAGACGGAACAGCTCCCGTATCGAGTTTTCTGAAGAAGAGGCCCGAcgtcttcaccacccccatgacgacgcgcttgttgTTAGTATACAGGTAGGAGACTTCAACATCCACCGAGTCTTAGTGGATAACGGGAGCTCGGCGgatatcctttactaccccgcgttccagcagatggggattgccaAAGAGCGCCTAACTCCGACATGCacgcccctcgttggctttggtGGAACTCGGGTCTATCCTTTAGGATTCGTCACGTTGGCGGTGACagtaggagactacccgcagCAAATAGTCAAGGATGTTTCATTTCTCGTGGTCGATTGCTCCACGGTGTATAATGCCATACTCAGGCGACCCAccctcaatgcatggaaggccgtcacttctacctaccatctgatgatcaagtttcccatcgaatatggagttggagaactgcgcggAAATCAGGTAGCTGCGCGGGAATGCTATgttgccatgatggagatggatgaccatgtacaagCAATGAACATCTAAGAACAGAGAGCAGAagcagaacccgtggagaaATTGGAAGAGGTACAACTGGATGATTCGAAGCCCGACCGGACCACCAGAATAGGGACCTCGGTcgaccaaacggttcgacatgcgctcctactattcctcaaagagaaccaagacgtgtttgcatggagccatgacgacatgccgggaatagatccagcagtcatagttcataaattgaacgtatcaccttccttccctccagttcgacaaaagaagtGCGTGTTTGCCCCTGAACGGGATCGAGccgcagcagaggaagtgcGGAAGCTACGAGAAGCGAACTTCATATGAAATGTGTACTACCCAGACTGGCTGgaaaatgtggtaatggtcaaaaagtcaaatgggaagtggagaatgtgcgttgacttcacggatctaaataaagcgtgccctaaagacagttacccgctcccacgcattgacgccttagtggactccaccacaagacatgagttgttgagcttcatggacgccttctcggggtataaccagattaagttggagaagacagatcaagagaaaacatcatttgtgacgagtcaagggcttttttgctacaaggtgatgccattcgggctcaagaatccaggagccacataccaacgattaatgaacaaaatgtttgcGCACCAGATTGGCCGGAATGTCCAggtctacgtagatgacatgttggtgaaaagcgtaaaggtgtcggatcatctgagggaccttcaggagactttcgacactcttcgaacgCACAAAATGAAGCtaaatccaagcaaatgcgcattcggagtaactgctggaaaattcctaggattcatggtgtcccagcggggcattgagctcaaccccgagaaagtgaaagcaattatggagctatctcctccgaggacggtgaaggaagtacaaagcttgacagggaagatagcagccctaaacaggttcgtatcgagagcaacggacaagtgtctacctttcttcagaacactaagaagatctttcgagtggacggacgaatgccaaagggcatttgaggagttaaaagcatatctctctgccccgccattgcttagtTCGTCCGCGCCGGGtgaggaattgttcctgtatCTTGCCGTCTCATCAGTAGCGGTAAGTGCAGCTCTCATCAGAGAGAaagggaagatacaaaagcccgtgtactttgttagccgggcgctaagaggcgcagaggagagatacccacagatggagaaacttgccttcgctcttgtaactgcagctcgaaaattgaagccctattttcaagcacataccataataGTCCTAACGGATCAGCCCCTGCAGAGggcaatgaacaatcctgaaactgccggacggatggctttatgggcagtcgagctgagtgagtacaatatccaataccagccacgaacagctgtgaaaggacaaatattggcagacttcatcgcggaattcactacacctgaggagcggggggcagaagagacgcccacatggagaatttacatagacggatcctccaataagcacgcaggaggagtcggagttgtactccataccccgaaaggagataagattgaatgcatgatccgtctgaaGTTCCCTactacgaataatgaagcggagtatgaggccctgatggcgggattggagcttgcaatagcggcTGGGGCCAAGAAGGCAGTGGTCTACTCTgattcccaaatcgtagctagccaagttaatgggagctatgattgtaggagtgaacgaatgagaaggtacctcggagaagtgaaaggtcgaacgagtgacctccaattcacaatAGCTCAGATCccgagagaagagaatcaagaggtggatcgactcgcaaaggctgcttcagCCGAACCTATGATCATCCCAgagcaggtattgtccttcgtccaatatTCATCGCTACTAGATAACGTTCGAGTGCAGGAATTAAGCACTGAAgacgattggacggttccaattgtggcgtacctcaaggacggcaagctgccAGACAGGAAGGAAgacgcaaggaaattgaaggttagggctgcccgattcatactgATAAAAGACGTTCtttacaaaagaggattctcccgaccatatctgaGATGCCTTggccatgacgaagcagactacgtgatgagggaagttcatgaaggaatttgtggaaaccactccgGATCAAGGTCTatagtgcacaagctactccgagcagggTACTATTGGCCGAcgatgcagaaggatgcccacatgtatgttaaaacctgcgataagtgtcaatgGTTCAGCAATCTTATTAGacagccaacggaggaactcacacccatgacggccccatggccgttcgcgcaatgggggttagacatcatgggtccatttccaatagcggcaagacaactgaagttcttggtagttggtatagactacttcaccaagtgggtggaagcagaagctcttgctactatcacggagaaaaacattcgcaactttgtatggagaagtattatttgccgatatgggatcctgAGAGTGCTCGTTTCggacaatgggaagcaattcgacaacgatgcgttccgagacttttgttctcagctgggaatcaagaatcactactcgtcgcctgctcatccacaggccaatggacaagttgaagtcacaaaccggtccttgttaaagatcatcaagacccggcttgagggggcaaaaggcatatggccagatgaactaccaagtgtattatgggcgtacagaacaacggcaagaacaCCAACaagagagacaccgtttcgattggcgttcggtgctgaggccctcataccggcagaaataggattgacgagctaccgcgtggaaagctatgacgagagcaagaatgttgaagcattacgtctagagcttgaccttgtagaCGAAGTCAGGGCAACAGCAACCCagagactggcgcggtaccaagacatgatggcaaaacattacaactccaaggttcggcaccgggacttcaaggttggagatctagtgttacgaaaagtgcttagcgctacgaaggatgcatccctgggaaagctgggtcctaactgggaagacccgtacagaatcatctcatggcgtaggaaaggaacgtactacttggagacattagacggaagaAAGTTGGGCCacccctggaacacggagcacctgaagaagtactaccagtagtgcaACAGTCACAAGACGATACCTACTGCCTTATTTTCAGTTTAAGTTTAGACAGtcatagcttttactttttagaattcaagttttcttttccattgacaatttggtttgttgaacttatgagaggaatttttatttaaaaattacgAAATGCATGCTGTtggaaattctacaagtccacaaagaggacggatcatccaagggatgaaattctacaagtccacaaagtggacgaattgtcccaaagggatgaaaaacctacaagtccacaaagtggacggattgtcccaaagggatgaaaaacctacaagtccacaaagtggacggattgtCCCAAAGGGATGGAatcctacaagtccacaaagtggacggatcatccaagggatgaaaacctacaagtccacaaagtggacggattgtCCCAAAGGGATGGAAAtctctaagtccacaaaatggacggatcacccCAAAGTGATGAAAAATCTAGTGGACGGGtcttaaaaatacatttgaaagtccAGTCCGAATAAAGGACGGACacctaaaattttctttgtagacGGGTTATCTGAATGAGATAAACATACAATATATGACGGATAATAAGCAAGCAACAggcaataaaatatttgataagttaaaattaataattacaaaCGACGGTTCAACAAAGTTCTCTTACAACGGTAAGAATGTTttctacaaaaaagaaaagtatccTACTCATTCTTCGGAGAAGAGTTCCCGACTAATGGACCGTCGTTTGGCTGACTAGGAGGAAAAGCTTCACCTTCGtcagctggagcagtgacggcaaacacttcgtcTGTACTTTCTGAACGGACGGACTGTGCAAGTGTCTGCCCTTGAGCTTCAATGGATATGTGGGATACGTCCAGATCAGGATACGatgacttcacctgacggatggcgtcatggaatccgtcagcaaaggagctcccaagctccGTCAGAAGGAGTTCAGAATCACGGTATTCCTGAATGGCAATCTCTTTTGCGTTGTCGAGTTTGGACATTGTCTCCGTCAACTGCTTCTCTT comes from Castanea sativa cultivar Marrone di Chiusa Pesio chromosome 3, ASM4071231v1 and encodes:
- the LOC142628669 gene encoding chaperonin 60 subunit alpha 2, chloroplastic-like; amino-acid sequence: MAKASQIWSGESSFVKNVFYQYESGSPNLQFPCVFLPVWQLAVLEAAGRDVILSESRSLKVINDGVTIAPSIELSDAIENAGGAILIQDFATKVNDLAGDGTTTAIVLVQAMIKSGMLAVAFGANQVSLKKGMDKTVEELVKVLKKKSVPVRVKAVDTISSGNNEFVGNLIAEALEKIGPDGVISIESSSSLRTFLIIELGLKLIDKGYMPPQFTTNHDKSIVEFDNAKVLVTDQKISTVKEIVPLLEKTTQLSVPLLIIAEDMSRQVLETLAVIKMQGLINVAVVKCPGFLEGKKALLQDIALMTVQNSDLICGHFTALIIETIANVELQVLLAPAKSIASNAGVDGEIVVEKTRTCNWQTGYNGMTGRYEDLLSAGVADPCQVSRCALQNAVSIAGVVLITQAVLVEKIKKPKPAMPHVPGKTP